The sequence gaatTAGTATGAACATGCCGAACTGGGTGTTGGGAATAGGTTATTGAGATAAAAAAATGGATAGGTTGTAgatcttgtaattttttttcaatatttctgAAACTGCTCTACCAACTATATTTAATGCAGTCATTAAAGTTACACAAAAATCGTTTTAAGTTTTGTTGCCATCCCCTACTGAGATTAATAACAAAACAGTATGGCATCTTGTATAGTTATGTATAATTGTTATTATAAACACTCCCCCTAAAACTTGGATAAGCCTACAAATGCAGATTTCGTACCTAAGATGACTTctaaaagtttacaaaagtttgTGGAGTTTTGTCCATATACAAATATTCTGTCAAGTAGAAAAATTAGCAATTATTTTTTCCCATGTATTTATGTATTTCCATATgtttccaaaaatttttgttatattttaaaataaaaaaaccacCTTTATGTCTTACCTGGATAACAGCGATTTCTTTGccagtaaaatgtttttttaaagatattggGAAGGACTAGAAGACTGCCTCTATTAACAAAAACAGTGTTGTAAAATGCACAAGTAGTTTTCCAGTCATCAAATCTGAAAGCTTACTTCACATAAAAACAAGTTGAGTTTATAAATAAAACCCCTCTGTAAACGTTATCTAGgaaccttttgttttttttaaaaaaaagctttattAGTTTTGCAGATATATGccttcaaagttaattttataatgcaaaattatgatgtcataaacTAGCTCTAAAACATGCAATTGTTGTTATTAAGCATAATTAtagaaatgtttaaaatgtcAAACTGAATggccaaaaattatttttaatgcatTGACAAAACTGTTTAATAAAACACCTCACTCAAGCTAATTCATGATGTGATGCGTAATTAGTGGaactgtatttttaaaaaccaatcaaaatatttaaaaaactagacaaattcctagacaactttTCACGCTCTTTTATATATCAACATGTTATGCAGTATGTAAGCTAtaaagatttattaaattataatttaacaaaataacACAATTATACAAAATACACTTCAGAATTTTCCTGATTCTCTTTACAACCAGCAGTTTTAACCAGTATTTTTGTGGTATTAAGAAGAAACTTATCTCTACAAGTGACACTGGTAGGAAATAATCTTAATGCGAAAagcaaatgttttttatttaaattaaaccTTTCTTATATGTCAATGAAAACTTAAAGACAGGATAGGGAAGAATTCACCATTGGTGTCTATACCTTCAAAATACAGTTGCCTTTAATGGTTGTTTGGAATTTATTCATTCACTATTTtaatgtggcgccgtagattagtggttatagctctcatactctgtgcgggagaccggggttcgattcctcttgacggcgattcaacatggccaagtgaatgttaccatagccccaggttaacccaagccatgtgagagaaattggggagatggctccatgtgtgggacgttggatgttgccaggaatTGTCTAGTAGAGTGCAGGCCCTAATTGGCTAGCCATGTAAGATATGCACATCTGTCTGTCTATCTTTAATTAATACTGGCACATTTTTTCCCCTGTTAGtttctgatttaaaaaaaaaacattttgaatattattttgttcATCTTGTGGCAGTATATTAAATTAACAGGTGAATTATTATGTAGTGCTCTGCATTATGTTAAACTGTTTGTGACGAGAACAGCTAGTCAGAATTAACTTATGTTATCATGTAACATGTTGTGAGTTGACCTTTAAGCAATTTGCAGGGTATCTTTTAAGGTTGGAAGTTAGTCACAGTGAATGAAGAGTACACACATTGTCATTGAAATTGTGAAATAATGAATTAGGAACCTGGAAAAGACTATTGCTATACTCGATCTTTAGTGAGTTTTTTGTGGAAGAATTGTGAATGGACAGAAAATAAGGAAAATGCAAAATTGTCTATCCAAAAATATGCAGGATGAATTCACAAACAGTCAATTTCgcattcatttttatccttCGCTAAACCATGTGTACCTTCAACCCATTTATACTTTGTTGTGTAACAATTATGTTTTTaaccaataatttaaaaaaaatattgtgtataaaaaagtacacaaagttatttaaaattataatgtctTGTTGCTAAGTTTACACGTGGTATTTTACTATTATTGCATAAATTTTTCCCAAAATTGGTGAACTTTAATATTCTGAACTGGTtaatattttcacaaaattacATTGACCTATCTATCAAGCCAATTATGTAATCTTGTTAAAACCTTTTCTGTGAACTTAAGAgtggaaaagattttttaaaaaaattatcacagCAGTGTCTAAATTTATTAACTTACTTCAAAATTGACCATGGTAAATACGAAACTAAtaaaatctaaatatttaaataaaaaaaaactacacAAAGAAAGGTATTTGTCCCTTTGACAGACATGAAGGTTGCTGGTAATTTTAAGTAGCGTTGGATTAACATGGTATGCAAATGTCGTGACAACTGAGCTACAATATTGAGTGATTTATATTCATATTAATGCCACGAaacatctttttaaaaattatttctataaAGTTTAGATTTACTCTCGTTTAGATAACTTTAATTTAGCATTCTAGTTGTAAATGTATTTACTGTGTGTGTGTTCTTAGGATGTTAAATTCTTTTGTATGCCTGTGTATTCACATTtcgcattttttcttttaaggctTATTTTACACCTGATCGTTTTGGTTTAATTGTGAATGCTAACATAAGTTGTTATTCTATAATGTATggttttaaaatcaaattttaattcaCAAGACTCTTAATGTAAATGCCAGCTGAATAAAATTACAATTTGTACAGGGGGAATCCATTTAACAATTCTTATTGTTATAcgtacatttttgttttttatgtttttaaattgtaaatatatatttttgcacataaaagtGACCTGTTTATTAAAGCATATTACGAATATCTTTCTGGATGTATGATAACACGGTGTATATTATTTCATAACATTGACTTTGATTAATGGGTTTCCCCAGTTGTAAAAATAATCTCCACTCTATGGTGGAGGGTGATGTTGACAACTAAAAATATTTGTGGTTGACGTTTATGTTCATACTTTGGTTTTGacaatgattttttgtattgattccTAGTATTATAATTTTTGTAAGTTTCTTGTTTCttgtattttgtttcttttttaactgtatttaatttaaatttttagtgaAACAGCGAGCCATTTAATGGGAGTAGAAAGAGTTTGATTATCTATAAACGACGaaaaagtatattaaaaatcgcaaaagaaaaaacaacaacaaactgtTATGGCCACAGTGACGTTGACGCCACCGACCTACTCTAAACGGAACCACAAAATTTCATTAAAACGCAACCCTGAATGGGTAGAAGTGAGTGATAAAGCCCACGCGATTGCAACGTATTACATACCGTATCATTTAAGGAACAGTGTGGAACAAAAATCTTTGCGTGGACTACCGAAAAGTTACCTCATACCTCCGCAACAACCACCAGAGTTGTTTACATTTATTGCCAAACTATGTACGCATATGGAAGCTAAAAATAGTTCTTTTTTTACAGATTTACCTGAAAGACTTAATGTAAGGGTGGACAATTCAAAAACTAAGTTTTTAGGCTTGTGTAAGGAGACGTTTGCTGATAAAGTAGTGAACTGGGGACGTGTTATATCTATCTTCACCGTAGCAGGTTGTTTTGctttacattttttgaaaaaaaatcagctATCCACTGTTCAAAAAATACCACTCTGGGTACAAGAGTTTATTGACCAAGAATTGGCAGATTGGATTATCGAGCAAGGAGGTTGGGTAAgaaaatttcgtatttttttactttaaaatggtAACAGTGGGTGGTATGGTCTAGTTTAAAACAGGAAATAAAAGCCACTGATTGTAGGAGGATGCAGGTTGGCTACTGAGTCAGAAAAATTGTCACAATCTCTTCCAATTAGGATAAAATCCTGAAAAGTCATCGGTTACTTTTGTTCTGAATTCGTTCAAAATTATAACACGTCTTATTTAAGACCTTATGACTTTATACAAAAAGTTGCTGTTAATTTTTCGACTGAATTTGGTAAAAGAAGTCGGGGTTAAAATTATTCAGGTGAATTAGGGAATTTAAAGTTCATTTAGGACAAAGCATCCTTGAAGCATGAAAGGATTTTTTGTTCGTATAAAATAAACTCTACGAGGCTTTGTTGATTAGTCACTTGAAGAGTAATTTCGAATTGTTATATTACTGAACTTTGTTTCGACAATACATTTGTTGTCAAATAtatttgtcatcaaatattttcacaGGCTATGAATACACAAAAACGGTTATATTTGCTAATGTTTCGTTAAAATAGTTGAATCTATTCAGTACTTTGTTTGCTGTCAACTTTCGCATCACATGTTTGTTGTTTGGTAGTACAATTGACACTATCTATTGTGATGGGCACATGATGAGCAGACATGAATTCTGAGAAATGTCACAACAGTTTTGATTGtgtgaaaatgacaaaaaacagTCAGGCTGTGTGTGTGGTCTGTGAAgatagaaagaaaattaaaaaaacttatttcatagCCGAATTTGCTTTAATGGTTAATAGTACTTTTTTCTGTTCGCTGTCTAATTTTTAACTTTACCTTTATTCTTTTGCACAGGAGGATATTCACAATAAACTCTCGCCTGATGGTAAAGATGGTTTACCCAGTTGGCACCGAGCCGTTGCCTTTGGTGGCGTGGTGGTCGCAGCTGGTTATCTTCTCTTCTCAACTGGTTTGGGGAAATAGACTAGGTTTTTCTCAAGATAGAACAAATTACATTTTACTTTGGCAGGTTTCCGGGGTACGCTTTTTAAATCGTATAACGGAGTTAAAAAT is a genomic window of Hydractinia symbiolongicarpus strain clone_291-10 chromosome 14, HSymV2.1, whole genome shotgun sequence containing:
- the LOC130625091 gene encoding bcl-2-related protein A1-like, which translates into the protein MATVTLTPPTYSKRNHKISLKRNPEWVEVSDKAHAIATYYIPYHLRNSVEQKSLRGLPKSYLIPPQQPPELFTFIAKLCTHMEAKNSSFFTDLPERLNVRVDNSKTKFLGLCKETFADKVVNWGRVISIFTVAGCFALHFLKKNQLSTVQKIPLWVQEFIDQELADWIIEQGGWEDAGWLLSQKNCHNLFQLG